One genomic region from Candidatus Hydrogenedentota bacterium encodes:
- a CDS encoding Gfo/Idh/MocA family oxidoreductase: MDALRVGVIGCGNISDLYFEGGKRFHDIDITLCADLLPEAARDKAKQHGIPMAASPRALLENDAIDIVLNLTVPKAHAAVALDALDHGKHIYNEKPLTLTRAEGIA, encoded by the coding sequence ATGGACGCCCTTCGTGTTGGTGTGATTGGATGCGGTAACATATCCGACCTCTATTTTGAGGGCGGGAAACGCTTCCACGATATTGACATTACCCTATGCGCCGATCTCTTGCCCGAAGCGGCACGGGACAAGGCAAAGCAGCACGGAATCCCAATGGCAGCAAGTCCGCGCGCCCTTCTCGAAAACGATGCAATCGATATTGTGTTGAACCTGACGGTGCCGAAAGCACATGCTGCCGTCGCTCTAGACGCGCTGGATCACGGGAAACATATCTATAATGAGAAGCCGCTGACCTTGACCCGTGCTGAAGGTATAGCGC